A genomic window from Gemmatimonadaceae bacterium includes:
- a CDS encoding insulinase family protein: protein MSAGTRPVPAAVRPYQFPEVHHATLPNGLRLVVAPMHRLPIVTALALVDVGAASDPADRDGLVALTARTLDEGTGALDGAELTARFEGMGTAFEAGADWDSTLARVTVTPARLDAAFALFADVLRAPSFPDEDVDRKREERLEDLAQQVAEPRGLADMRFTSALYGGARYGSPAGGSPRSVGGLGATDVRACHARHYGPATTTLILVGDISVDVALRLAEARFGDWRTEATEGVTRAATPSVERQRTVVVAKADAPQSELRIGHVGLPRRHPDHLAVVVMNAILGGLFSSRINLNLRERHAFTYGASSGFDWRRGAGPFVVSTAVKTDVTDRAVQEILREIDAMRAAPPTGDELSLAVDYLAGVFPLRFESTSAVAGAIAGAVVHALPEDWFRSYRDRVRAVSAADVHRVAQAHLDPARLLVLAVGDAAAIEAPLAALAHGTMQVVPATHDFAEPQ, encoded by the coding sequence GTGAGCGCGGGAACGCGTCCGGTACCGGCGGCGGTGCGCCCGTACCAGTTCCCTGAGGTCCATCACGCGACGTTGCCGAACGGCTTGCGACTCGTGGTGGCGCCGATGCACCGCCTGCCGATCGTGACGGCGTTGGCGCTGGTGGACGTCGGCGCGGCGAGTGACCCGGCGGACCGGGACGGCCTCGTGGCGCTCACTGCGCGCACGCTGGACGAGGGCACGGGCGCCCTCGACGGCGCGGAGCTCACGGCGCGCTTTGAAGGAATGGGCACCGCCTTCGAGGCCGGTGCCGACTGGGACTCCACGCTCGCGCGCGTGACGGTGACACCGGCGCGCCTGGACGCGGCGTTCGCGCTCTTTGCCGACGTGCTGCGGGCGCCGAGCTTTCCGGACGAGGACGTCGACCGCAAGCGCGAGGAGCGGCTCGAGGACCTCGCGCAGCAGGTGGCGGAGCCGCGCGGACTGGCCGATATGCGGTTCACGAGTGCGCTCTACGGTGGGGCGCGGTACGGCAGTCCGGCGGGCGGGAGCCCGCGGAGCGTCGGCGGGCTGGGCGCAACGGACGTGCGTGCGTGCCACGCGCGGCACTACGGCCCGGCCACGACGACGCTCATCCTCGTGGGCGACATCAGCGTCGACGTGGCGCTGCGGCTGGCCGAGGCACGTTTCGGCGACTGGCGCACGGAGGCGACCGAGGGGGTGACGCGCGCCGCGACGCCGAGCGTGGAGCGGCAGCGCACCGTCGTCGTGGCCAAGGCGGACGCGCCGCAGTCTGAACTGCGCATCGGTCACGTCGGACTGCCGCGCCGCCACCCCGACCACCTCGCCGTGGTCGTGATGAACGCGATCCTCGGCGGCTTGTTCTCCTCGCGCATCAACCTGAACCTGCGGGAGCGGCACGCCTTCACCTACGGCGCGTCGTCTGGCTTCGACTGGCGTCGCGGTGCCGGCCCGTTCGTGGTAAGCACGGCGGTGAAGACCGACGTCACCGACCGCGCGGTGCAGGAGATCCTGCGCGAGATCGACGCGATGCGCGCCGCGCCGCCGACCGGCGACGAGCTCTCGCTGGCCGTGGATTACCTGGCCGGCGTGTTTCCGCTGCGCTTCGAAAGCACGTCGGCCGTGGCGGGCGCAATCGCCGGCGCGGTGGTGCACGCGCTGCCGGAGGATTGGTTCCGGAGCTATCGCGATCGCGTGCGCGCCGTCTCGGCGGCGGACGTGCACCGCGTCGCACAGGCACACCTCGATCCGGCGCGGCTGTTGGTGCTGGCCGTCGGCGATGCGGCGGCGATCGAAGCGCCCTTGGCCGCACTGGCGCACGGCACGATGCAGGTGGTGCCGGCCACTCACGACTTTGCGGAGCCGCAATGA
- a CDS encoding NUDIX hydrolase has translation MTTEPGRLDGARQWQYRFLDAHVDRVRFPDGSEGEQVLIHHPGAAAVVPVLSDPEGPDPQLLLIKQYRYAIGGALWEIPAGRLEPGEEPIRCAERELLEETGCRCERLVPLTGLWTTPGFTNEKIHLFLATGLTQGESAREADEFMEVVPLRMSRVLEMIRDGEIQDAKTMVSILYVAGFSGVLGR, from the coding sequence ATGACAACGGAACCCGGCCGACTCGACGGCGCGCGGCAGTGGCAGTATCGGTTTCTCGATGCCCACGTGGACCGCGTGCGATTTCCCGACGGCAGCGAGGGCGAGCAGGTCCTGATCCACCATCCGGGCGCCGCGGCGGTGGTGCCCGTGCTCAGCGACCCCGAGGGGCCGGACCCGCAGCTGCTGCTCATCAAGCAGTACCGCTACGCCATCGGCGGCGCGCTCTGGGAGATCCCGGCCGGCCGGCTGGAGCCCGGGGAGGAGCCGATTCGTTGCGCCGAGCGCGAGCTACTGGAGGAGACGGGCTGCCGCTGTGAACGCTTGGTGCCACTGACCGGCCTGTGGACTACGCCGGGCTTCACGAACGAGAAGATCCACCTGTTTCTGGCCACCGGCCTGACGCAGGGCGAGAGCGCCCGCGAGGCGGATGAGTTTATGGAGGTGGTGCCGCTGCGGATGTCCCGGGTGCTCGAGATGATTCGTGACGGCGAGATCCAGGATGCCAAGACGATGGTGTCCATCCTATACGTCGCGGGCTTCAGCGGCGTCCTCGGAAGGTGA
- a CDS encoding sigma-70 family RNA polymerase sigma factor, which produces MGSVALNLQAGQVAYTSLVELKKLDDGALVSAYIKGQSRAFDVLVDRYQNRLLNFIYRTVGDRERAEDLVQEAFIRVHRHIARFDGAKKFSTWIYTIASNLAKNELRNRSRNPLVLFQTITQGWEDEERPLEFEDTSLQPDELYRKRHMRDLVEQAVAQLPEHHREVFVLRELEGRSYEEIAEITNCNLGTVKSRLNRARSSFAELIGPALQ; this is translated from the coding sequence ATGGGAAGCGTCGCGCTGAACCTTCAGGCTGGCCAGGTCGCCTACACGTCGCTTGTGGAGCTGAAGAAGCTCGATGATGGCGCATTGGTGTCCGCATATATCAAGGGCCAAAGCCGCGCGTTCGATGTTCTCGTCGACCGATATCAGAACCGGCTCCTGAACTTCATCTACCGGACCGTCGGCGACCGTGAGCGCGCCGAGGATCTGGTCCAGGAGGCCTTCATCCGCGTGCACCGCCACATCGCGCGGTTCGACGGCGCCAAGAAGTTCTCGACCTGGATCTACACGATCGCCTCGAACCTGGCGAAGAACGAGCTCCGCAACCGCTCGCGGAACCCGCTCGTGCTCTTCCAGACCATCACGCAGGGCTGGGAGGACGAAGAGCGTCCGCTGGAGTTCGAGGATACCTCGCTGCAGCCGGACGAGCTGTACCGGAAGCGCCATATGCGCGACCTGGTCGAGCAGGCCGTGGCCCAGCTGCCGGAGCACCACCGCGAGGTCTTCGTCCTGCGCGAGCTGGAGGGGCGCTCGTACGAGGAAATCGCCGAAATCACCAACTGCAACCTCGGCACCGTGAAGTCGCGCCTGAACCGGGCACGGAGCAGCTTCGCCGAGCTGATTGGACCGGCACTGCAATAG
- the holA gene encoding DNA polymerase III subunit delta, whose amino-acid sequence MAAVSFKPLKTALETGGFAPVYVFHGADDHLKEEWVRQVVGRATEPSTRDFNLDTLRGAEVDVSGLSAALEALPMLAERRVVILRDPAALKKAQKERLEQYLAKPAADTILLLVVPSGAKADAALLKKGEAFEFKPLEGDDLLKWIQKEASGNCGTSITDGAAQRLASYTGSDLPMLAGELRKLAAYANGGPIDDAAVEAVTGVRPGVTLADLLDRAAQRDTAGAIAIVREVLAQPKQSGVTTVMALTAQVLAIGWGVAARARGLAQSRLESEFFGLLKEAGSVYTGRAWGDAVKCWARAVPKWSLDDVARALPHLHAADAALKDTKVSSEAQIVTSLLLAITPSASARRAA is encoded by the coding sequence ATGGCCGCCGTCAGCTTCAAACCGCTCAAGACGGCCCTCGAGACCGGGGGCTTCGCCCCGGTCTACGTCTTCCACGGTGCGGATGACCACCTGAAGGAAGAGTGGGTGCGCCAGGTGGTGGGGCGCGCCACGGAACCGAGTACGCGGGACTTCAATCTCGACACGCTCCGCGGCGCGGAGGTGGACGTCTCGGGCCTCTCGGCGGCACTCGAGGCCCTGCCGATGCTGGCCGAACGTCGGGTGGTGATCCTCCGGGACCCCGCCGCGCTCAAGAAGGCGCAGAAGGAGCGCCTGGAGCAGTACCTCGCCAAGCCCGCTGCCGACACGATCCTGCTCCTCGTGGTTCCGAGCGGAGCCAAGGCCGACGCCGCGTTACTCAAGAAGGGCGAGGCCTTTGAGTTCAAGCCGCTGGAGGGCGACGATCTCCTCAAGTGGATCCAGAAGGAAGCGAGCGGCAATTGTGGCACGAGCATCACGGACGGCGCGGCGCAGCGCTTGGCGTCGTACACGGGCAGCGACCTGCCGATGCTCGCCGGTGAACTGCGCAAGCTCGCCGCGTACGCGAACGGCGGTCCGATTGACGACGCGGCGGTGGAAGCGGTGACTGGTGTCCGCCCGGGCGTGACGTTGGCGGATCTCCTCGACCGCGCCGCGCAGCGCGACACGGCGGGCGCGATCGCGATTGTGCGCGAGGTGTTGGCCCAACCCAAGCAATCGGGCGTGACCACCGTGATGGCGCTGACGGCGCAGGTGCTCGCGATCGGCTGGGGCGTCGCGGCGCGCGCGCGCGGGCTCGCGCAGAGTCGGCTTGAGAGCGAGTTCTTCGGCTTGCTCAAGGAGGCCGGCAGCGTGTACACGGGCCGCGCGTGGGGCGATGCGGTGAAGTGCTGGGCGCGCGCGGTACCGAAGTGGTCGCTCGACGACGTCGCGCGCGCGCTGCCGCACCTGCACGCGGCCGACGCCGCGCTCAAGGACACGAAGGTCTCGAGCGAGGCGCAGATCGTGACGTCGCTGCTGCTGGCGATCACACCTTCCGCCAGCGCTCGCCGGGCCGCGTGA
- a CDS encoding SPOR domain-containing protein, whose amino-acid sequence MRTPLALLLLGLALPVVAAPAVAQDAPSRAAVFQRAQRLVNDGHGAEGRALVDSLLNATAPRSPEEAEVLHWRATLAESWDQAQRDYLRVMLEHERSPFAATAMLRLAQGELMRGDRDAAMRYAERLLREAPDAPERPEALALRERLLATGVPSSTPVPVVPAPAPAESTSAAPRPIAPATPAPTPPATPSGALRWSVQIAAFGTADEAATFAATMLERGYATRVDGIVAPFRVRFGYYATRAQAAAAMDAYKAKERADAFLAQVPAP is encoded by the coding sequence ATGCGCACACCGCTGGCGTTGCTGCTGCTCGGCTTGGCGCTGCCTGTCGTGGCGGCGCCGGCCGTGGCGCAGGATGCCCCGTCGCGTGCGGCGGTGTTCCAGCGCGCGCAGCGCCTGGTGAACGACGGCCACGGCGCTGAGGGCCGCGCCCTGGTGGACTCGTTGCTCAACGCCACCGCACCGCGGTCGCCCGAGGAAGCCGAGGTGCTGCACTGGCGCGCGACGCTGGCCGAGTCTTGGGACCAGGCGCAACGTGACTACCTGCGCGTGATGCTCGAGCACGAGCGGTCGCCGTTCGCGGCGACGGCAATGCTGCGCCTCGCGCAGGGCGAGCTGATGCGCGGCGACCGCGACGCCGCGATGCGCTACGCGGAACGCCTGCTCCGCGAAGCGCCCGACGCTCCTGAACGGCCCGAGGCGCTGGCGTTGCGTGAGCGATTGTTGGCGACGGGCGTGCCGTCCAGCACTCCGGTGCCGGTCGTCCCCGCGCCGGCGCCGGCGGAGAGCACGAGCGCAGCGCCGCGGCCCATAGCTCCCGCTACGCCCGCGCCGACGCCACCAGCGACACCGTCCGGAGCGTTGCGCTGGTCCGTGCAGATTGCCGCGTTCGGCACCGCAGACGAGGCCGCGACCTTCGCTGCCACAATGCTGGAACGCGGCTATGCCACGCGCGTGGACGGCATCGTCGCACCGTTCCGCGTGCGCTTCGGCTACTACGCCACGCGCGCGCAGGCCGCCGCGGCGATGGACGCCTACAAAGCGAAGGAGCGCGCTGACGCCTTCCTCGCGCAGGTGCCGGCGCCGTGA
- the mutS gene encoding DNA mismatch repair protein MutS yields the protein MAQYREIKARHPEAILFFRMGDFYEMFYEDAEIAARVLGLTLTSRNNGGAAEVPLAGIPVKAANEYLRRFVAQGFRVAICEQVEDPKLAKGIVKREVIETITPGAAFSDDLLDSARNNFLCAVHLRVPAQPGARESDAQVGIAAVDLSTGEFRLVTATRGDADAVLARLAPREVLLPQSDAASPSAVLDGLVAPLGALVTARAAWEFDHERAADAIAEQYAVASLEGFGVQAADAPAIGAAGALLRYLRDVQPSGLPHLARPVIERPGGVMPLDEMTRRNLELVESLRGGEDSAGTLLSVLDRTQTPMGARLLRQWILAPLTDVAAITARLDAVAAVVDDGSARAALREALDGVRDVERLAGKAAAQRATPRELRALGDSLAKLPAVLAALRRTSCAGVLAGVVAEWDDGAAVSSRIRETLVERPPLAFGDGETIAAGVDAELDDLRAVATGGKDAIAALQAEERARTGISSLKVGYNRVFGYFIEVTNAHRDHVPADYQRRQTLTGAERYITPALKEFEEKVLGATERIEAIERRVFESLRGEVGQAIALLQGIAARVATLDVLASLAEVAAREGYVRPVVDNEAVLEIVRGRHPVVERMMPRDQFIPNDVTLAPDARMIILTGPNMAGKSTVLRQVGLLVLMAQMGSFVAAAQARVGVADRVFTRVGASDNLVRGQSTFMVEMAETSAILHSATARSLVLLDEIGRGTATWDGLSIAWAVSEHLHERVGCKTIFATHYHELTQLAEEFASVRNFNVAVQEAGEQILFLHTLRPGGADRSYGIEVGRLAGLPGPVIARARALLKVLEGEHLVPALAGGPLRSPATPEPAAAQLALFAPPDPLVERLRELRVDELTPLQALTLLAELSATARGERTPPVAPPSGRA from the coding sequence ATGGCGCAGTACCGCGAGATCAAGGCGCGGCATCCGGAGGCCATCCTGTTTTTCCGGATGGGTGACTTCTATGAGATGTTCTATGAGGACGCCGAGATTGCCGCGCGCGTGCTCGGCCTCACGCTGACCTCGCGCAACAACGGTGGCGCGGCCGAGGTGCCGCTGGCCGGCATTCCGGTGAAAGCCGCGAATGAATACCTGCGACGCTTCGTCGCACAGGGCTTCCGCGTCGCCATCTGCGAGCAGGTGGAGGACCCGAAGCTCGCCAAGGGCATCGTGAAGCGCGAAGTGATCGAGACGATCACGCCCGGCGCGGCGTTCAGCGACGACCTGCTCGACAGCGCGCGCAACAACTTCCTCTGCGCGGTGCACCTGCGGGTGCCGGCGCAGCCGGGTGCGCGCGAGTCGGACGCGCAGGTGGGCATTGCCGCAGTCGACCTGTCCACCGGCGAGTTCCGCCTCGTGACGGCGACGCGCGGTGACGCCGACGCCGTGCTCGCGCGCCTCGCGCCGCGCGAGGTGCTGTTGCCCCAGTCTGACGCGGCGTCGCCGTCGGCCGTCCTCGACGGATTGGTCGCGCCCCTTGGCGCGCTGGTGACGGCGCGTGCGGCGTGGGAGTTCGACCACGAGCGCGCAGCGGACGCGATCGCCGAGCAGTATGCGGTGGCCTCGCTGGAAGGCTTCGGTGTGCAGGCGGCCGACGCGCCGGCCATCGGTGCCGCGGGTGCGCTGCTGCGTTATTTGCGCGACGTACAGCCGAGTGGCTTGCCGCATCTGGCGCGGCCGGTGATCGAGCGTCCGGGCGGCGTGATGCCGCTGGACGAGATGACGCGACGCAATCTCGAGCTGGTGGAATCGCTGCGCGGCGGGGAAGACAGTGCTGGCACGCTCCTCTCCGTGCTCGACCGCACGCAGACGCCAATGGGCGCACGGTTGTTGCGCCAATGGATTCTCGCGCCGCTCACTGACGTGGCCGCCATCACGGCTCGGCTCGACGCCGTGGCTGCGGTGGTAGACGACGGCAGCGCGCGCGCCGCGCTGCGCGAGGCACTCGACGGCGTGCGCGACGTGGAGCGCCTGGCCGGCAAGGCGGCCGCCCAGCGCGCGACGCCGCGCGAGCTCCGGGCACTGGGCGATTCGCTCGCCAAGCTGCCGGCGGTGCTCGCGGCGCTGCGGCGCACGAGCTGCGCAGGAGTGCTGGCGGGCGTCGTGGCCGAGTGGGACGACGGCGCCGCGGTGTCGTCGCGCATCCGCGAGACGCTCGTCGAGCGTCCGCCACTGGCCTTCGGGGACGGCGAGACGATCGCTGCCGGCGTGGACGCCGAGCTGGATGACCTGCGCGCGGTGGCCACGGGTGGCAAGGACGCCATCGCCGCGTTGCAGGCCGAGGAGCGCGCGCGCACGGGCATCAGCTCGCTGAAGGTCGGCTACAATCGCGTCTTCGGGTACTTCATCGAAGTCACCAACGCGCACCGCGATCACGTGCCGGCCGACTACCAACGGCGGCAGACGCTGACGGGCGCCGAGCGCTACATCACGCCGGCGCTGAAGGAGTTCGAGGAGAAGGTGCTCGGTGCCACCGAGCGCATCGAGGCCATCGAGCGGCGGGTGTTCGAGTCCCTGCGCGGGGAAGTCGGGCAGGCCATCGCGTTGCTCCAAGGCATCGCGGCGCGCGTAGCGACGTTGGACGTGCTCGCCTCGCTCGCCGAAGTGGCCGCGCGCGAAGGTTACGTGCGCCCGGTGGTGGATAACGAGGCGGTGCTGGAGATCGTGCGCGGGCGGCATCCAGTGGTGGAGCGGATGATGCCGCGCGACCAGTTCATTCCGAACGACGTGACGCTCGCGCCCGACGCGCGGATGATCATCCTCACCGGACCGAATATGGCCGGCAAGAGCACGGTGCTGCGGCAAGTGGGCCTGCTCGTGCTGATGGCGCAGATGGGCAGCTTCGTGGCGGCCGCGCAGGCGCGCGTGGGAGTCGCCGACCGCGTGTTCACACGCGTGGGCGCCAGCGACAACCTCGTGCGCGGCCAGTCGACGTTCATGGTGGAGATGGCGGAGACCAGCGCCATCCTCCACAGCGCGACGGCGCGCAGCCTCGTGCTGCTCGATGAGATCGGCCGCGGCACCGCGACCTGGGACGGGCTGTCGATCGCCTGGGCCGTGAGCGAGCACCTGCACGAGCGCGTGGGTTGCAAGACGATCTTCGCGACGCATTACCACGAACTGACGCAGTTGGCGGAGGAGTTCGCGTCGGTGCGCAACTTCAACGTGGCGGTGCAGGAGGCGGGCGAGCAGATCCTCTTCCTGCATACGCTGAGGCCCGGCGGTGCGGACCGCTCGTACGGCATCGAGGTCGGTCGTCTCGCCGGACTGCCGGGGCCCGTGATCGCACGGGCGCGCGCGCTCCTGAAGGTCCTGGAGGGCGAGCACCTCGTGCCAGCGCTCGCCGGCGGGCCGCTGCGCTCGCCCGCGACGCCGGAACCCGCCGCGGCGCAGCTGGCGCTGTTCGCGCCGCCGGACCCGCTGGTGGAACGCCTGCGCGAGCTGCGTGTGGACGAACTGACGCCGCTGCAGGCGCTTACGCTGCTCGCCGAGCTCTCGGCGACGGCCCGCGGCGAGCGCACGCCGCCCGTCGCTCCGCCTTCGGGGCGGGCGTAG
- a CDS encoding pyridoxal-phosphate dependent enzyme → MSDSHPRHRQPYANVLETIAWTPLIRLTRVTAGIRTPVYGKAEFFNPGGSVKDRIGLPMIERFEREGKLKPGGTIVEGTSGNTGVGLALAAALKGYKCIFTMPDKMSQEKVRLLKAFGAEVIITPTAVPPDHPDSYTTMAKRIAKETPGAVLADQFYNQANPEAHEATTGPELWEQTGGKITHFVAGAGTGGTITGVARYLKKQNPKIQIVGADPVGSILAEVWRSGGKNTPQGAPYKVEGIGQDKVPGTLDLSLLDDYITVSDRDAFTMARRITREEGMFVGGSAGLIAHAALSVARRVNDPDACVVTVLCDTGERYLSKVFNDEWMRENQLLDAEKVTLGQLLGAKGGAIPALVSAQPGQSVRQALGLMRLHDVSQLPVMDGAACVGSVNEATLGVRSLENTKVLDQSVSDVMDAPFPVVDATTAADAAVKMLGRSNPAVLVRDHGTVQGILTRSDLLQFLMAR, encoded by the coding sequence ATGTCCGACTCTCATCCGCGCCATCGCCAACCCTACGCCAACGTCCTCGAGACGATCGCGTGGACGCCGCTCATCCGCCTCACGCGCGTGACGGCCGGCATCCGCACGCCGGTGTACGGCAAGGCCGAGTTCTTCAATCCGGGCGGCAGCGTCAAGGACCGGATTGGCCTGCCGATGATCGAGCGCTTCGAGCGCGAAGGCAAGCTGAAGCCCGGCGGCACGATCGTCGAAGGCACGAGCGGGAACACCGGCGTGGGGCTCGCGCTGGCAGCGGCGCTCAAGGGCTACAAGTGCATCTTCACGATGCCGGACAAAATGAGCCAGGAAAAGGTGCGCCTGCTCAAGGCCTTCGGCGCCGAGGTCATCATCACGCCGACCGCGGTGCCGCCGGACCATCCGGACTCCTACACGACGATGGCCAAGCGCATCGCCAAGGAGACGCCGGGCGCGGTGCTCGCCGATCAGTTCTACAACCAGGCCAATCCCGAGGCGCACGAAGCGACGACGGGCCCGGAGCTCTGGGAGCAGACGGGCGGCAAGATCACGCACTTCGTCGCCGGCGCCGGCACGGGCGGCACGATCACCGGCGTGGCGCGCTATCTGAAGAAGCAGAATCCCAAGATCCAGATCGTCGGGGCCGACCCAGTAGGCTCGATCCTCGCCGAAGTGTGGCGCAGCGGCGGCAAGAACACGCCGCAGGGCGCGCCGTACAAGGTGGAAGGCATCGGGCAGGACAAAGTGCCCGGCACGCTCGACCTCTCGCTGCTCGACGACTACATCACGGTGAGCGACCGCGATGCCTTCACGATGGCGCGTCGCATCACGCGCGAGGAAGGAATGTTCGTCGGGGGTTCGGCGGGCCTCATCGCGCACGCCGCGCTCTCGGTGGCGCGACGCGTGAACGATCCCGACGCCTGCGTGGTAACGGTGCTCTGCGACACCGGCGAGCGGTATCTCTCGAAGGTGTTCAACGACGAATGGATGCGCGAGAACCAGCTGCTCGACGCCGAGAAGGTGACGCTGGGCCAGCTGCTCGGCGCCAAGGGCGGCGCGATTCCCGCCCTGGTGAGCGCGCAGCCGGGCCAGAGCGTGCGACAGGCGCTGGGCCTGATGCGGCTCCACGACGTCTCGCAGCTGCCGGTGATGGACGGCGCGGCCTGCGTGGGCTCGGTGAACGAAGCCACGCTCGGCGTGCGCAGCCTCGAGAACACCAAGGTACTCGACCAATCCGTGAGCGACGTGATGGATGCACCGTTCCCGGTGGTGGATGCGACCACGGCGGCCGACGCGGCGGTGAAGATGCTGGGGCGCAGCAACCCGGCGGTGCTGGTGCGCGACCACGGGACCGTGCAGGGCATCCTCACGCGCAGCGACCTGCTGCAATTCCTGATGGCGCGCTGA
- a CDS encoding D-alanine--D-alanine ligase produces MKILVLYGGSSAERDVSRLSGARVAAALRERGHTVSEADPHPDPFAVLAAARAADVTWLALHGGDGEDGTIQALLDLAQVRYTGSGVLASALAMDKDLSKRLFRTAGVPTAEWRMVTDANSPAWRERTYADETFAALGPKVVVKPSKQGSTVGLSIVSEPGQLAGAISEAFRHDDEVMLEAFVPGRELTVGVLSGMVLPVGEIIPKHDIYDYECKYTAGMAEELFPAPIPEPVRDDVQRLALAAYAALKLRGCARIDFRLDPDGRLWCLEANTLPGMTGTSLVPQAAQAAGIGFPELCERIALDAIRG; encoded by the coding sequence GTGAAGATCCTTGTGCTCTATGGCGGCAGCTCAGCGGAGCGCGACGTCTCGCGTCTGAGCGGTGCACGCGTGGCGGCGGCGCTGCGCGAGCGCGGACACACCGTGTCCGAGGCCGATCCGCATCCCGACCCCTTTGCCGTGTTGGCCGCCGCGCGCGCCGCCGACGTGACCTGGCTGGCGTTGCACGGCGGCGACGGCGAGGACGGCACGATCCAGGCCCTGCTTGACCTCGCCCAGGTGCGCTACACCGGCAGCGGCGTGCTGGCCAGCGCGCTGGCGATGGACAAGGATCTGTCCAAGCGGCTGTTCCGCACGGCGGGTGTGCCGACCGCCGAGTGGCGGATGGTGACGGACGCGAATTCACCGGCGTGGCGGGAACGGACCTATGCCGACGAGACGTTCGCCGCCTTGGGTCCGAAGGTCGTGGTGAAGCCGTCCAAGCAGGGGTCGACGGTGGGCCTGTCGATCGTCTCGGAACCTGGGCAGCTGGCGGGGGCTATCTCAGAGGCGTTCCGGCACGACGACGAAGTGATGCTCGAGGCCTTCGTGCCTGGCCGCGAACTGACGGTGGGCGTGCTGAGCGGAATGGTGCTGCCGGTTGGCGAAATCATCCCCAAGCACGACATTTACGATTACGAGTGCAAGTACACGGCCGGGATGGCGGAGGAGCTGTTTCCGGCGCCGATCCCCGAGCCGGTGCGCGACGACGTACAGCGGCTGGCATTGGCGGCGTATGCGGCGCTGAAGCTGCGGGGCTGTGCGCGCATCGACTTCCGCCTGGATCCGGACGGGCGACTGTGGTGCCTGGAGGCCAACACGCTTCCGGGAATGACGGGAACGAGCTTGGTGCCGCAGGCGGCCCAGGCGGCAGGGATTGGGTTTCCGGAACTTTGTGAACGGATCGCGCTGGACGCGATTCGTGGGTAA
- a CDS encoding rhomboid family intramembrane serine protease, producing the protein MTTVPPRPAAPAPLIPSAVLGLVCALVGVHFLRWTVLQPEVLIESFAFHRGDLDAGRWWSVATYPLVQPSATMLFVACYALLVFGPRLERLWGPRRFVGFAVLAALGGWMVHLFVGGGAPLLGAASIALGVLGAHALRWGTEEQVLAGGFTMRVRWAAAFVAAVVLLAGLQEPIGGGAAFLAHLGGLGAAWVFTRATSVLMVERFRDGVSAMPDEPPEDQPPRAVPKTLPRSRAQREGIDDVVARSNAQSTRRPAPQPRPASRPAGEPAAAPTLDAILDKISTHGLDGLSAEERRVLDDHSRRLRDS; encoded by the coding sequence GTGACGACCGTCCCGCCGCGTCCTGCCGCGCCAGCGCCGCTGATTCCCTCGGCGGTGCTGGGGTTGGTGTGCGCGTTGGTGGGCGTGCACTTCCTGCGCTGGACGGTGCTGCAGCCGGAAGTGCTGATCGAGAGCTTCGCGTTCCACCGCGGCGATCTCGACGCGGGGCGCTGGTGGTCGGTGGCGACCTACCCGCTGGTGCAGCCGAGCGCGACGATGCTCTTCGTGGCCTGCTACGCGCTGCTGGTCTTCGGCCCGCGGCTCGAACGGCTCTGGGGTCCGCGGCGCTTCGTGGGCTTCGCCGTCCTTGCGGCGCTGGGCGGCTGGATGGTGCACCTGTTCGTCGGGGGCGGCGCGCCGCTGCTGGGTGCCGCGAGCATTGCGCTCGGCGTGCTTGGGGCGCACGCGCTGCGCTGGGGCACGGAGGAGCAAGTGCTGGCCGGTGGCTTCACGATGCGCGTGCGCTGGGCGGCGGCGTTCGTGGCGGCGGTCGTGCTGCTGGCCGGATTGCAGGAGCCCATCGGGGGCGGCGCGGCCTTCCTCGCGCACCTCGGTGGCCTCGGCGCGGCCTGGGTGTTCACGCGCGCGACGAGCGTGCTGATGGTGGAACGCTTTCGCGACGGCGTCTCGGCGATGCCGGACGAACCGCCCGAAGACCAACCGCCGCGCGCCGTGCCCAAGACCCTGCCGCGTTCGCGTGCGCAACGCGAGGGCATCGACGACGTAGTGGCGCGCAGCAACGCGCAGTCCACGCGGCGCCCGGCGCCGCAGCCGCGGCCCGCGTCGCGCCCGGCCGGTGAGCCGGCCGCGGCGCCCACGCTCGACGCCATTCTCGACAAGATCTCCACGCACGGCCTCGACGGACTCAGCGCCGAGGAACGCCGCGTACTCGACGACCACTCGCGCCGCCTGCGCGACTCCTAA
- the queF gene encoding preQ(1) synthase yields the protein MPQPELLETFPNPYADRDYEIFMTTPEFTSLCPLGGVESDAAELALLKGGAPDFATINITYVPDVVCLELKSLKLYLWSFRNDGIFYERVVNRILDDLVAAAQPRSMKVVGDFNVRGGLKSIISAEYRKAR from the coding sequence ATGCCACAGCCCGAACTGCTCGAGACCTTCCCGAATCCGTACGCCGATCGGGACTACGAGATCTTTATGACGACGCCGGAGTTCACGTCGCTGTGCCCGTTGGGTGGCGTGGAATCCGACGCGGCGGAGCTGGCCCTGCTCAAGGGAGGCGCGCCGGACTTCGCGACGATCAACATCACCTACGTGCCGGATGTCGTCTGCCTCGAGCTCAAGAGCCTGAAGCTGTATCTCTGGAGCTTCCGCAACGATGGCATCTTCTATGAGCGCGTGGTGAATCGTATCCTCGACGACCTCGTGGCGGCGGCACAGCCGCGGTCGATGAAGGTCGTGGGCGACTTCAACGTGCGCGGCGGCCTCAAGAGCATCATCAGCGCCGAGTACCGCAAGGCGCGCTGA